CGAGTCCGAGAAAGCGGCCGGGACGGCCCGGAACCAGCCACTGGACGGCCGCCCGTGACTCCCGGGCCGGTGTCGTGTAGACGTAAGCGGCGCTGACGAACAAGAGCAGGAGGACCCGGTAACTCGCCAGTGCCGGGAACCGCGCCTGCGCGAGCGAGAACCACGGCGGCCCCATCGTCAGTCCCTCCAGAAGCGGCGCAGCCAGCAGGATCGGAAGGGCAAAGCGGAGGTCGTAGGTCACAGCCAGCGGAGAGCGACGGGCCGCGGCCAGCGCCGCGAGGGCGACCACCGACAGCACTGTGAGACCGCGTGGCGTCGTGTAGGCGAAGGCGGCGACGGCGAACGCCGCCTGGAAGGCGAGTTTCGCCCGCGGGTCCAGCGCGTGGGCGAAGGTCGTCCCCGGTTCGTAGCTCAGCATGGGCGCACGTCGTAGGACTCCAGACGGTCCCGGACGGTGTCGGGGTCGCCGTCCAGCGCGACCCGTCCACCGGAGAGGACGACGATCCGGTCGGCGAGGTCAGTCACGTCCCGGAGGTCGTGGGTGACGAGGACGATGCCGGTGCCATTCTCGTGGAGCGACGCGAGCCGGTCACAGACCGCTCGGCGGGCCGGCAGGTCGAGGCTGGCGAGAGGTTCGTCCAGCACGAGGTGGTCGGGAGCCATCGCGAGCGCGCCGGCGATGGCGACTCGCGCCTGCTCGCCGCCCGAGAGCCGGTCGACTCGCTCCTCGCCCCGACCGTCCATGCCGACGGTTTCGAGGGCCTCGGTCACCCGTCGGTCGATCTCGTCGTGAGAGAGACCGAGGTTCTCGGGACCGAAGGCCACGTCCGCGCTGACGGTCGCGGCCACGAACTGGTCGCGTGGATCCTGAAACACCATCCCGACGGCGGTGCGGGCAGCGACCAGGTCGTCCTGCACTGGTCGGCCGTCGATCAGGACCTCGCCGCTATCGGGTTCTTCGAGGCCGTTGAACTGCCGGACGAGGGTGGTCTTGCCGGCCCCGTTCGGCCCGACCAGCAGGACGAACTCGCCGTCGTCGATAGTCAGATCCAGGCCGTCCAGCACTCTGGTCCCGCCACGACTGGCGACCAGCTCGCGGACCTCGATCATTCGGGGACGAAGGCGTCGCTGCGGACGATCCCGACCGCGGCGGCGATCTTGAACGCCTCGGCGGGGATGAACGCGGCCGCGCCCGCGGTGAACGCCGCGACCGGTCCGAGTCCGAGGACGAGCATCAGGCCCGCGATTCCGAGCGCGTAGACGACGGCCGTGCCGGCGACCATCGACCCGACGAGACGGACGACGCCGACCTCGCGGGGGTCACGGACCGAGAGCCCGCCGTGGACGAGCAGACCGACGACCACGGCGGCGACCGGGTACCCCCAGAGGTAGCCCGCGGTCTGGCCGACCAGCTGGGCGAGTCCGGCGCTGCCGCCGCTGAACACCGGCGCACCGAGCGCGCCGGCGACCAGATACAGCCCGATCGACGCGCCGCCCCAGATCGGCCCGAGGAAGATGCCGGCGAGGAAGACGCCGAGCACCTGCAGCGTGACCGGTGCCGGCGAGATCGGGTTCGGGAAGCTGACGTAGGCGAACGCGCCCATCAGGGCCGCGAACAGGGCGACCCGACCCAGGTTCTCGACGACCGCCGGCTCGACGAGGTCGACGTCCTCCGTGTCGGTGCTCACAGCCGTCCCCCCGTGCCTGCGTAGTCGCGTGTCATTTCCTCCCTCTGTGCCGTCTACCACATTGAACACTTCGGTTGACGGTCCCGGATCGAAGCTGGACTCGAAGGCCCCAGCCTCGGAAACCACAGCCCCCATGCCCGTCCAGCCCCGACGGCTGGCAGTGACGCTGGACCACGCGAACGCCGGGTATCGGCGGCTGTTCGACGGCGACGGGCTGACCTTCGGGACCGGCTTCCCGCTCACGGACAACCGGGAGTCCATGCCCCCGGCCGACCGGGAACTCGAACTGGCGGCCCACGCCGAGTCGGTCGGCTTCGACGCGCTGTGGGCGCGGGACGTACCGCTGTACTGGCCGCGCTTCGGCGACGCGGGCCAGACGTTCGACGTGT
This Halorientalis sp. IM1011 DNA region includes the following protein-coding sequences:
- a CDS encoding energy-coupling factor transporter transmembrane protein EcfT, translated to MLSYEPGTTFAHALDPRAKLAFQAAFAVAAFAYTTPRGLTVLSVVALAALAAARRSPLAVTYDLRFALPILLAAPLLEGLTMGPPWFSLAQARFPALASYRVLLLLFVSAAYVYTTPARESRAAVQWLVPGRPGRFLGLGVAVVFRFLPVLVADLQRARAAMQARLGTERPPTERIRIVATAGLRRVDARADALSLALQARCVAWNPTLPRLGLGRRDVPVLALALALTASPLL
- a CDS encoding energy-coupling factor ABC transporter ATP-binding protein, which translates into the protein MIEVRELVASRGGTRVLDGLDLTIDDGEFVLLVGPNGAGKTTLVRQFNGLEEPDSGEVLIDGRPVQDDLVAARTAVGMVFQDPRDQFVAATVSADVAFGPENLGLSHDEIDRRVTEALETVGMDGRGEERVDRLSGGEQARVAIAGALAMAPDHLVLDEPLASLDLPARRAVCDRLASLHENGTGIVLVTHDLRDVTDLADRIVVLSGGRVALDGDPDTVRDRLESYDVRPC
- a CDS encoding biotin transporter BioY, whose amino-acid sequence is MSTDTEDVDLVEPAVVENLGRVALFAALMGAFAYVSFPNPISPAPVTLQVLGVFLAGIFLGPIWGGASIGLYLVAGALGAPVFSGGSAGLAQLVGQTAGYLWGYPVAAVVVGLLVHGGLSVRDPREVGVVRLVGSMVAGTAVVYALGIAGLMLVLGLGPVAAFTAGAAAFIPAEAFKIAAAVGIVRSDAFVPE